One genomic segment of Chitinibacter sp. FCG-7 includes these proteins:
- a CDS encoding DMT family transporter has product MQSFYALFALLIGLIVPLQAAVNNQLKTVIGGSTLLAALVSFAVGILTLLLMSALTGQKMGGLLSITKAEPWMLLGGVMGAMFVFGTTLIAPKLGAASMMALIIGGQVVASLLFDRFGWLGLPLRDLSWPRLLGAGLIVLGVLLVNFGDQWLGKSS; this is encoded by the coding sequence ATGCAATCTTTTTATGCCCTGTTTGCCTTGCTGATCGGACTGATCGTGCCGCTGCAAGCTGCTGTGAATAACCAGCTGAAAACCGTGATTGGCGGCAGCACCTTGCTCGCTGCGCTGGTGTCGTTTGCCGTTGGTATTCTGACTTTGCTGCTGATGTCGGCGCTGACCGGGCAGAAAATGGGCGGCTTGCTGTCGATCACCAAAGCCGAGCCCTGGATGCTGCTGGGCGGCGTGATGGGCGCGATGTTTGTATTTGGCACCACGCTAATCGCGCCCAAGCTCGGGGCGGCGTCGATGATGGCGCTGATTATTGGCGGCCAGGTGGTGGCCTCGCTGCTGTTTGACCGGTTTGGCTGGCTGGGCCTGCCGCTGCGCGATTTAAGCTGGCCGCGTCTGCTCGGTGCCGGGCTGATTGTGCTGGGCGTGCTGCTGGTTAATTTTGGCGATCAATGGCTGGGGAAATCGTCCTGA
- a CDS encoding rhodanese-like domain-containing protein, with amino-acid sequence MHHITAVELKNWLDDTTLEAPKLLDVRESWELALCQIAGSEHIPMGNIPGDLARLDPDATYVVICHHGVRSYQVAGFLERQGFEKMINLDGGIAAWAEQVDPAMARY; translated from the coding sequence ATGCACCATATCACTGCGGTCGAACTCAAAAACTGGCTGGACGACACCACACTGGAAGCCCCCAAATTACTGGATGTGCGCGAAAGTTGGGAGCTGGCGCTGTGCCAGATTGCGGGCAGCGAGCATATTCCTATGGGGAATATCCCCGGTGATCTGGCCCGGCTGGATCCGGACGCCACCTATGTGGTGATCTGCCATCACGGTGTACGCAGTTATCAGGTTGCCGGCTTTTTGGAACGGCAAGGTTTTGAAAAAATGATTAATCTGGATGGCGGCATCGCCGCATGGGCCGAGCAGGTAGACCCGGCGATGGCGAGGTACTAA